One genomic window of Cannabis sativa cultivar Pink pepper isolate KNU-18-1 chromosome 2, ASM2916894v1, whole genome shotgun sequence includes the following:
- the LOC133034203 gene encoding uncharacterized protein LOC133034203 produces the protein MPPKGRKTRRTVGEDAPQANLQPPQAEFPMNALLEALRVVPAEQMDPAARQSHHFQVFHRIQVREFEGGQDLMVAERWLRQIKKNFNTIGTPKEYQVTFVVSKLEGGAADWWETLSRTMETDGMTWREFEKVFREQYFSPSHRRALIGVFDCLRQGDMTVNEFYMKFVQLSSYANPGVVDQPLVIEQFMRRLRPAIRGPIAPLTFNNLTECVTAALQTEAHVEGNEKKNTSRGRGNDRKMTKKNQGQWSQGQFSGGSTSSGSYGKTRSGPYGCFSCGQQGHKKKDCPQ, from the coding sequence ATGCCTCCAAAAGGAAGGAAGACAAGGAGAACGGTTGGAGAAGACGCACCTCAAGCTAATCTCCAACCTCCACAAGCTGAATTCCCTATGAACGCCCTTCTTGAAGCCTTAAGAGTAGTTCCCGCTGAACAGATGGATCCTGCCGCTCGACAGAGTCATCATTTTCAAGTCTTTCATCGGATCCAAGTGCGTGAGTTTGAGGGTGGACAAGATCTCATGGTAGCTGAAAGGTGGTTGAGGcagataaagaaaaatttcaacacaATAGGAACACCTAAGGAATACCAAGTTACTTTTGTTGTGTCCAAGTTAGAGGGTGGTGCAGCAGATTGGTGGGAGACCTTGTCCAGGACAATGGAAACTGATGGGATGACTTGGCGAGAATTTGAGAAAGTTTTCAGGGAACAATATTTTAGTCCATCTCACAGGAGGGCTCTTATTGGAGTATTTGATTGTTTAAGACAAGGGGATATGACTGTGAATGAATTTTACATGAAGTTTGTACAGCTATCCTCTTATGCAAATCCTGGTGTTGTTGATCAACCCTTGGTGATTGAACAGTTCATGCGTCGTTTGAGGCCTGCGATACGTGGTCCTATAGCACCTTTGACCTTTAACAACCTGACTGAGTGTGTGACAGCAGCCTTGCAAACTGAGGCTCATGTAGAAGGGAATGAGAAGAAGAACACAAGTAGAGGAAGAGGAAATGACCGAAAGATGACCAAGAAGAATCAAGGACAGTGGTCCCAAGGACAATTTAGTGGGGGTAGCACTAGTAGTGGTTCATATGGAAAGACTCGTAGTGGACCATACGGGTGTTTCAGTTGTGGTCAACAAGGTCATAAGAAGAAAGATTGCCCACAATGA